One Streptomyces sp. SAI-135 DNA segment encodes these proteins:
- a CDS encoding DoxX family protein, whose product MSRSPRSPLLLAGLLATAGAAHFARPRQFDAIVPKALPGTPRTWTYASGAVELALAAGLAAPKTRQAAALATAAFFVGVFPANVKMAVDWRHRPAPQKAAALGRLPLQVPLVLWARGIARNGEGRA is encoded by the coding sequence GTGTCACGGTCCCCACGTTCGCCCCTGCTGCTCGCCGGCCTGCTGGCCACCGCGGGCGCCGCCCACTTCGCCCGGCCGCGCCAGTTCGACGCGATCGTCCCCAAGGCCCTGCCCGGCACGCCCCGGACCTGGACCTACGCGAGCGGCGCCGTGGAGCTCGCGCTCGCCGCCGGTCTGGCGGCGCCGAAGACCCGGCAGGCCGCCGCGCTCGCCACCGCCGCCTTCTTCGTCGGGGTGTTCCCCGCCAACGTCAAGATGGCCGTCGACTGGCGCCACCGGCCCGCACCCCAGAAGGCGGCGGCCCTCGGACGGCTGCCGCTCCAGGTGCCGCTCGTGCTGTGGGCCCGCGGCATCGCCAGGAACGGGGAGGGCCGGGCATGA
- a CDS encoding SpoIIE family protein phosphatase, producing MEHVSATAVTDAAGVVTGWSEAARRLTGHTAQEVVGRTARELLAEDPPQSAVTALKGTVVLRHRDGSLLTLVLDACPVRGGDGTPTGYVITGRRPGPIEPTLAGQAFQQASMSMSVFDTRQHYLRLNDMACRVMGVPEEALLGRFFADTVEDAEHTRGFLATLRQVAETGRPARYESFAGAPALNHEHAWTCEMWPVREEGSTEPAGVALAAFDSSDQYWARQRLALLNEAAATIGTTLDVVRTAEELVALLVPRYADFASVDLLDWVLGSDEPPTALEGDIALRRVAHGSAHEGTPEAAVRLGERDVYPAPSPPARALREGRAALSQAGEPDFMRWVAERNARAPAGRSYRKGVHSVLAVPLKARGTTLGVAVAVRIAHPDDFAEDDAVLGEELASRAAVCIDNARRFARERTTALALQNSLLPRGLPGQAAVEVAHRYLPSGSLAGIGGDWFDVIPLSGSRVALVVGDVVGHGIPSSATMGRLCTAVRTLADVDLPPDELLTHLDDLVTHLASGDRDDEVAELGATCLYAVYDPVSRRLTTAAAGHPPPAVVLPDGTTRLVPLSAGPPLGVGGLPFEATEIELPEGSVVALYTDGLIEDRDRDVDHATDELCRALTARTDTLDDLCDTVLKAVLPEEPGDDVALLLARTRALGADRVATWDVAPDPAHVAATRQAATDQLAAWGLEETSFVTELVVSELVTNAIRYGEPPIQLRLIRDRTLICEVSDGSSTSPHLRRAHAFDEGGRGLLLVAQLTQRWGSRQTGGGKTIWAEQSLEPTEF from the coding sequence ATGGAGCACGTCTCCGCTACGGCGGTCACCGATGCCGCGGGTGTCGTGACGGGGTGGAGCGAGGCTGCCCGGCGGCTGACGGGACACACCGCCCAGGAGGTCGTGGGGCGGACGGCCCGGGAACTGCTCGCCGAGGACCCGCCGCAATCAGCCGTGACAGCGCTGAAGGGGACCGTCGTACTGCGCCACCGCGACGGTTCCCTCCTCACCCTCGTCCTGGACGCCTGCCCCGTGCGGGGCGGCGACGGCACACCGACCGGATACGTGATCACCGGCCGGCGGCCCGGCCCCATCGAGCCCACTCTCGCCGGGCAGGCCTTCCAGCAGGCCTCCATGTCGATGTCGGTCTTCGACACCCGCCAGCACTACCTGCGCCTCAACGACATGGCCTGCCGGGTCATGGGAGTGCCGGAGGAAGCCCTGCTCGGCCGCTTCTTCGCGGACACCGTCGAGGACGCCGAACACACCCGCGGATTCCTGGCCACCTTGCGCCAGGTCGCCGAGACCGGCAGACCCGCCCGCTACGAGAGCTTCGCCGGCGCGCCCGCGCTCAACCACGAACACGCCTGGACCTGCGAGATGTGGCCCGTCCGCGAGGAGGGCTCCACCGAACCGGCCGGTGTCGCCCTGGCCGCCTTCGACAGCAGTGACCAGTACTGGGCCCGGCAGCGACTGGCCCTGCTGAACGAGGCAGCGGCCACCATCGGCACCACCCTGGACGTGGTGCGCACCGCCGAGGAGCTCGTCGCCCTCCTCGTGCCCCGCTACGCCGACTTCGCCAGCGTCGACCTCCTCGACTGGGTGCTCGGCTCCGACGAGCCGCCCACCGCCCTGGAAGGTGACATCGCGCTGCGCCGCGTCGCCCACGGTTCCGCCCACGAGGGCACCCCCGAGGCCGCCGTCCGCCTCGGCGAGAGGGACGTCTACCCCGCCCCCTCACCGCCCGCCCGAGCCCTGCGGGAGGGCCGGGCCGCCCTCAGCCAGGCGGGCGAGCCCGACTTCATGCGCTGGGTCGCCGAGCGCAACGCCCGCGCCCCCGCGGGCCGCTCCTACCGCAAGGGCGTCCACTCCGTGCTCGCCGTGCCCCTCAAGGCCCGGGGCACCACCCTGGGCGTCGCGGTCGCCGTCCGCATCGCCCACCCCGACGACTTCGCCGAGGACGACGCCGTCCTCGGCGAGGAACTCGCCAGCCGGGCCGCCGTCTGCATCGACAACGCCCGCCGCTTCGCCCGCGAGCGCACCACCGCACTGGCCCTGCAGAACAGCCTGCTGCCGCGTGGTCTGCCCGGACAGGCCGCCGTCGAGGTCGCCCACCGCTATCTGCCCTCCGGCTCGCTGGCCGGCATCGGCGGCGACTGGTTCGACGTCATCCCGCTCTCCGGCAGCCGCGTCGCCCTCGTCGTCGGCGACGTCGTCGGCCACGGCATCCCGTCCTCGGCGACCATGGGCCGCCTGTGCACGGCGGTGCGCACCCTCGCCGACGTCGACCTGCCCCCCGACGAGCTCCTCACCCACCTCGACGACCTGGTCACCCACCTCGCCTCCGGCGACCGCGACGACGAGGTCGCCGAGCTGGGCGCCACCTGCCTGTACGCCGTCTACGACCCCGTCTCGCGCCGTCTCACCACGGCCGCCGCCGGCCACCCGCCGCCCGCCGTCGTCCTGCCCGACGGCACCACCCGCCTGGTCCCCCTGAGCGCGGGACCCCCGCTCGGCGTCGGCGGACTGCCCTTCGAGGCCACGGAGATCGAACTGCCCGAGGGGTCCGTCGTCGCCCTCTACACCGACGGTCTGATCGAGGACCGGGACCGCGACGTCGACCACGCCACCGACGAGCTGTGCCGCGCGCTCACCGCGCGGACCGACACCCTCGACGACCTGTGCGACACCGTCCTCAAGGCCGTACTGCCCGAGGAACCCGGCGACGACGTGGCCCTGCTGCTCGCGCGTACCCGGGCCCTGGGCGCGGACCGGGTCGCCACCTGGGACGTGGCACCCGACCCCGCACACGTGGCCGCGACCCGCCAGGCCGCCACCGATCAACTGGCCGCCTGGGGACTGGAGGAGACGTCCTTCGTCACCGAACTCGTCGTCAGCGAACTGGTCACCAACGCCATCCGCTACGGCGAACCGCCCATCCAGCTACGGCTGATCCGGGACCGCACCCTCATCTGCGAGGTCTCCGACGGCAGTTCCACCTCACCGCACCTGCGGCGCGCCCACGCCTTCGACGAGGGCGGCCGCGGGCTGCTGCTGGTCGCCCAGCTCACCCAGCGCTGGGGAAGCAGGCAGACCGGCGGCGGCAAGACGATCTGGGCCGAACAGTCCCTGGAACCGACCGAGTTCTGA
- a CDS encoding peroxiredoxin, whose protein sequence is MSRAPETGDTVEDFELPDETGTSRKLSELLADGPVVLFFYPAALTAGCTAEACHFRDLAAEFAAVGARPVGISGDTVERQQEFAGRHTLGMPLLSDADGTVRELFGVRRGFSLAPTKRVTFVIAEDRTVLEVVRSELRMNTHADRALEALRAHRT, encoded by the coding sequence ATGAGCAGGGCACCGGAGACCGGCGACACCGTCGAGGACTTCGAGCTCCCCGACGAGACCGGCACCAGCCGCAAGCTGTCCGAGCTGCTCGCCGACGGCCCGGTCGTGCTCTTCTTCTACCCCGCCGCCCTGACCGCCGGCTGCACCGCGGAGGCCTGCCACTTCCGCGACCTGGCCGCCGAGTTCGCCGCCGTCGGTGCCCGGCCGGTCGGCATCAGCGGGGACACCGTCGAACGCCAGCAGGAGTTCGCCGGGCGCCACACCCTCGGCATGCCCCTCCTGTCCGACGCCGACGGCACGGTACGCGAGCTGTTCGGCGTCAGACGGGGCTTCTCCCTGGCCCCCACCAAGCGCGTCACCTTCGTCATCGCCGAGGACCGCACCGTGCTGGAGGTCGTCCGCAGCGAACTGCGCATGAACACCCACGCCGACCGCGCCCTGGAGGCCCTGCGCGCCCACCGCACGTGA
- a CDS encoding helix-turn-helix transcriptional regulator: protein MSNIRHTPVAPTRAQHLAAGERIEAHRHDDHQIVYAGSGVLAVTTVAGTWFAPGTRAIWIPAGTVHAHRAHGHLDLHLVGLPAADNPLGLDAPTVLAVGPLLRELIRAHTRDPADDSPERHRLLAVLRDQLRASPQQPLRLPAPSDPRLAAVCALLHTDPADPRTLAALGAATGASERTLSRLFRSEFGMTFPQWRTQSRLYHALRMLADDVPVTTVAHRCGWSSASAFIDVFRRSFGYTPGTHNRRSP from the coding sequence GTGTCGAACATCCGCCACACCCCGGTGGCCCCCACCCGCGCCCAGCACCTCGCCGCGGGCGAGCGCATCGAGGCCCACCGGCACGACGACCACCAGATCGTCTACGCCGGCTCCGGCGTCCTCGCGGTCACCACCGTCGCCGGCACCTGGTTCGCACCCGGCACCCGCGCCATCTGGATCCCCGCGGGCACCGTCCACGCCCACCGCGCCCACGGACACCTAGACCTGCACCTGGTCGGACTGCCCGCCGCGGACAACCCGCTCGGCCTGGACGCGCCGACCGTGCTCGCCGTGGGCCCGCTGCTGCGCGAGCTGATCCGCGCCCACACCCGTGACCCCGCCGACGACAGCCCCGAACGCCACCGTCTCCTCGCCGTGCTGCGCGACCAGCTGCGCGCCTCGCCGCAGCAGCCCCTCCGGCTGCCCGCCCCGTCCGACCCCCGGCTGGCCGCGGTCTGCGCGCTCTTGCACACCGACCCCGCCGATCCGCGCACCCTGGCCGCCCTCGGCGCCGCGACCGGCGCCTCGGAACGCACGCTCAGCCGTCTCTTCCGCAGCGAGTTCGGCATGACCTTCCCCCAGTGGCGCACCCAGTCGCGCCTCTACCACGCCCTGCGGATGCTGGCCGACGACGTCCCCGTCACCACGGTCGCCCACCGCTGCGGCTGGTCCTCCGCGAGCGCCTTCATCGACGTCTTCCGCCGCTCCTTCGGCTACACGCCGGGCACCCACAACCGCCGCTCCCCGTAA